From one Desmodus rotundus isolate HL8 chromosome X, HLdesRot8A.1, whole genome shotgun sequence genomic stretch:
- the AMELX gene encoding amelogenin, X isoform yields MGTWILFACLLGAAFAMPLPPHPGHPGYINFSYEVLTPLKWYQSMIRQPYTSYGYEPMGGWLHHQIIPVLSQQNPPNHALQPHHHIPVVPAQQPVAPQQPMMPVPGQHSMTPTQHHQPNLLPPAQQPFQPQTVQPQPHQPIQPQPPVHPIQPLPPQPPLPPMFPMQPLPPMLPDLPLEAWPATDKTKREEVD; encoded by the exons ATGGGGACCTGGATTTTGTTTGCCTGCCTCCTGGGAGCAGCCTTCGCTATGCCT CTACCACCTCATCCTGGGCACCCTGGTTATATCAACTTCAGCTATGAg GTGCTTACCCCTCTGAAGTGGTACCAGAGTATGATAAGGCAGCCG TACACTTCCTATGGTTACGAACCCATGGGTGGATGGCTGCACCACCAAATCATTCCCGTGCTGTCCCAGCAGAATCCCCCGAATCACGCCCTGCAGCCTCATCACCACATCCCTGTGGTGCCAGCTCAGCAGCCCGTGGCCCCCCAGCAACCAATGATGCCAGTTCCTGGCCAACACTCCATGACTCCAACCCAACACCACCAGCCAAACCTCCTTCCACCTGCCCAGCAGCCCTTCCAGCCCCAGACTGTCCAGCCGCAGCCTCACCAGCCCATCCAGCCCCAGCCACCCGTGCACCCCATCCAACCCTTGCCACCACAGCCACCTCTGCCTCCGATGTTCCCcatgcagcccctgcccccaatGCTTCCTGACCTGCCTCTGGAAGCTTGGCCAGCAACAGACAAGACCAAGCGGGAGGAAGTG GATTAA